Proteins from a single region of Haliaeetus albicilla chromosome Z, bHalAlb1.1, whole genome shotgun sequence:
- the LOC104311324 gene encoding uncharacterized protein — protein MLLPLLDSGGLRRRPQVGYSTPVGRYPVPNKKDMPYDIVELMEEVEMKTGFLPNVFKAMSHRPAEFRAFFAYYNAIMNKDTGRLSKADKELIIVATSAVNRCPYCVVAHGALHRIYSKQPALADQVIVNWKLADLSDRDLAMLEFALAVCRADNITEEHFQKLERHGFDREDAWDIGMISAFFAMSNRIAHYINLRPNKEFYTMGRTPGGEKEEEA, from the exons ATG ctTCTGCCTCTCCTAGACTCAGGGGGACTCCGGAGGCGGCCCCAGGTGGGATACAGCACGCCTGTTGGGCGGTACCCGGTACCCAATAAGAAGGACATGCCGTACGACATCGTGGAGCTCATGGAGGAAGTAGAAATGAAG ACTGGATTTCTGCCCAATGTGTTCAAAGCCATGTCTCACCGACCTGCTGAATTCAGAGCTTTTTTTGCTTATTACAATGCCATTATGAACAAAGACACAG GGCGACTCAGCAAGGCAGACAAAGAGCTCATAATTGTGGCTACGAGTGCTGTGAATAGATGTCCCTACTGTGTGGTTGCACATGGAGCACTTCATCGGATATATTCCAAGCAGCCGGCGCTGGCTGACCAG GTCATTGTGAACTGGAAACTGGCTGACCTGAGCGACCGGGACCTGGCAATGCTGGAGTTTGCTCTTGCAGTCTGTCGAGCTGACAACATCACTGAAGAGCATTTCCAGAAGCTGGAGAGGCATGGTTTTGACCGTGAAGACGCCTGGGACATAGGcatgatttctgctttttttgccaTGTCTAATCGCATAGCTCATTATATTAACCTGCGCCCAAACAAGGAATTCTACACGATGGGCAGGACGCCGggtggagagaaggaggaggaagcttGA